A part of Caviibacter abscessus genomic DNA contains:
- a CDS encoding DNA-3-methyladenine glycosylase, with amino-acid sequence MDNFFSQDTISLAKNLLGKLLLIKTEGKLIGGYIVETEAYLGIKDKACHSYMAKRNKKNEAMYKKCGTIYIYIMHTHKMLNIVSCEENNPQAVLIRAIEPVYEIEIMEKNRGKKGILISNGPGKLTKAMGITDELNMKFMQENELFIDFENSKKPLKIDSSARIGIPDKGIWTKRKLRFFVYGNKYVSNMRCKELKTNTWLEH; translated from the coding sequence ATGGATAATTTTTTTAGTCAGGATACAATTTCTCTTGCTAAAAATTTACTTGGTAAACTTCTTTTGATAAAAACAGAAGGTAAATTAATAGGTGGATATATTGTAGAAACTGAAGCATATTTAGGTATAAAAGATAAAGCTTGTCATAGTTATATGGCAAAAAGAAATAAAAAAAATGAGGCTATGTATAAAAAGTGTGGAACTATATATATTTATATTATGCATACACACAAAATGTTAAATATTGTTTCGTGTGAGGAGAATAACCCACAAGCAGTATTAATAAGGGCGATTGAACCTGTTTATGAAATTGAGATAATGGAAAAGAATAGAGGAAAAAAAGGAATTCTAATTAGTAATGGTCCTGGAAAACTTACAAAAGCAATGGGGATAACAGATGAGCTTAATATGAAGTTTATGCAGGAAAATGAGCTTTTTATTGACTTTGAAAATAGTAAAAAGCCTTTAAAAATAGATAGTTCTGCAAGAATTGGAATACCTGATAAAGGAATTTGGACTAAAAGAAAATTAAGATTTTTTGTTTATGGGAATAAATATGTTTCTAATATGAGATGCAAAGAACTAAAAACAAATACTTGGCTTGAACACTGA